TCTCTCTGTTTAGCTTTTCAGCCGCCGCGCCATCCGCGAAAGAATTAAAATCGATTTTTGTACTCATTATTCAGCCTCCTAAATGATTCACATTTGAAATAAATTAATTCTCTTTAATTGATTAGCAGCAATCGGATTGATCCATAATGATTCTTTTTTCTTTGCACCTGCTTCTGCAGATACGATCCTCTCCTCAAGGTGCCACTCACTTAAGTACCTTGCGTAAAGATCATTTTCATAGCCTGATAGAATCACCGGACCTTGATGGTCGAGTAACACTTCAATTAAGGCTGCATGTCCAGACTCATCCATTTCATGTGCGTAATGACGGTTCGTTCGTGTAGACCGCACGTATGGTGGATCAGCATAAATCAATACATTTTCTCGGTTATAGCGTTGAATTAAATCGAGCGCATCCTGATTTTCGATCTGAGCATCTTTTAACCTGTCAGTGATGGTCATAATGTTTCCAGGTAAGGAAGACCATTGTTTAGCGTTATTTGGGCTATTCGGCGATATCGAAGAGCGCCACCCTGTTATGTCTGAAGTTTTAGCGCCAATGGCCATCCAGCACCTAACTAGGAATCGTCGAGCATCTTCTAGTGGATCCGGATTTGTTTCATAACTGCCTTTATATTCTTCACGGGAGAGCGGAGTGTAACTTATTAATCTGGCAAGCTCTTCAGGATGATCACGAATGACTTTGAATAAATTCACGATTCTACTATCAAGATCATTAATTGTTTCAATCTTCACTGGTTGCTTATTAAAGAAGACCGCTCCGGATCCAAAGAAAGGTTCGAGATACACTTCATGATCTGGCATATGATCAATAATCCAATTGGCCATGCTCCATTTGCTTCCTGGATAATTCAAGATCCGTTTCATTCTCTCGCCTCCCATGCAGTTGATAACCAATCCAGTGTGATCTTATCTCCAGACTTGATCAGGTGCCCCCACTCTTGAATGACTTTATAAGGAATGCTCTTGACCCCTGAGACAGCCGCTTCATTCAGCGATGTCTGCAATGCTTTGTAAGGGAACAGGTACACTTCTTTTAGGGCTGAAAAATAAATGATCAGGAAGCTCATTCCACCCTGTTTGTCCCACTCACTCAGATACTTGATCTGATGAGCTTTGATGTTTTTGAGCGGGAAGCTAGTCTTGCTGTTGGTTTCTTTAGCGTCGAAGCATACCGGCAACTGATCGATTAAGCCGATATAATCCGGTGCGCCTTTTTCCTTGTAAAACCCGCTCAAGATTCGTTTTCCGTCTACCCGGGTCACCTTAACCTCTGGGTGCTGCCGGATCACGATTGCCTGCCCGCGCTGGTGATACATGGCGTTTGCGTGGTCAATGTATAACTCAAGCGTCTTCCCTCTGTTCGAGTGACTCCATGATTTCATTGGTCTCACCTTCTCCCTTGAACATGTCATATAAAATCCACTCCGGATCCTTTCTTCGGAAGTGCTTATATTCAATCACCATTTCAGCCATCAAATTAATGTGACCTGGTAACAGATATTTTTTTAATGCTGTTTCAGATTGATTCGGTTTTACCCACTTTCGGTCATTCATGACAAAATCAATCATGAGCGCGATGCTCTTCACGTCATTTTTCATAGCCCTTTGAAACAGTTGGTTAATTTGCATGTTCTAATCTTCTTTCGAGTGTCTGGAACTTATTGATTTCTTTTCTGAAAGCCAGACAGACGGTGCCGACCGGTCCATTACGCTGTTTGCCGATGATCAGCTCCACAACGCCCTGTGATTCGCTGTCAGCATTGTAATAGTCATCCCGGTAAAGGAACGCCACATTGTCAGCATTCTGCTCCGTTTCGCCGGAGTCCCGGAGATCACTCATCATCGGACGCTTATCCTGTCTTGATTCCACAGCGCGGGATAACTGCGATAACAACACAATTGGGATGTCCAGTTCTTTCGCAATCATTTTCAAGTCCCGGGTAATCGTCCCGACTTCAGCGTTTCGATTCGGTTCCTTTTTATCTGACTTCATCAGCTGCAGGTGATCGATGATGACCACAATATCGCGGCCCGAGTGCTCACGTTTCAGTGCCTTAACATCGGATCGGATGTAAGATGGTGTACAGTGCGATAGGTCGTGGTAATACATATCTTTGCTTGCAAGCTCACCCATCGCGTGACTAAGTCGTTTCCACTCATCGTCATTGATATGACCCGCTCTCAATCTCTGGGCATCAATCCGGCCAGTAGAGGTAATCTGTCTTTCTACCAGGCTTTCATTTTTTGTCTCGAGTGAATAAACAACAGGGATGGCTTGATTGCAATTTGTGATTCCCAACCCCATATTCAGCGCAAAAGCTGTTTTCCCCATCGATGGACGAGCAGCAATAATCGTTAACTCTGAGTTATGCAGTCCGTTTAAGATACGGTCTACGTCCGTAAAGCCTGTCCGGATCCCCGTGACTTCCTCTAAACGATTGGAGCGGGATTCGATGTTGTCAAAGACCTTTAACAGCACATCTTTAATCGACTCACGCTTATTGTCTTTATTCGACTCAATGTCCGTTAGCCGGCTGGTGATCTCCTGTACCTCTGATAAATCCCTTTGTTCAAGTGCCACTCGCCGGAGTTGATCGGCAGCCTGAATCAGCTGTCTATACTGAAATTTCTCCCGGACCAGCTTTTCTTTGAACTTCAGGTTCTCGATTGATGTGGTAGGGTTAAAATACATGAGCTCTGTCAGCCCTGATACCTTTCCAACAGATTCAAGCTTCCCTTCACGAGATAGCCTGTCAGCGACCGTTGAAAGATCAATCGGCTGATTATCTTCTCTCATTGCCGTCATCGTATGTAACAGCACGCGAACCCTCGTTTGATAAATGTGTTCTGCTTTGATCTCCAGTTCATCCAGAAGCCGCGGATCCTGCAGGCAGGCACTAATCAGATCGTCT
The sequence above is drawn from the Jeotgalibacillus aurantiacus genome and encodes:
- a CDS encoding DNA adenine methylase, with amino-acid sequence MKRILNYPGSKWSMANWIIDHMPDHEVYLEPFFGSGAVFFNKQPVKIETINDLDSRIVNLFKVIRDHPEELARLISYTPLSREEYKGSYETNPDPLEDARRFLVRCWMAIGAKTSDITGWRSSISPNSPNNAKQWSSLPGNIMTITDRLKDAQIENQDALDLIQRYNRENVLIYADPPYVRSTRTNRHYAHEMDESGHAALIEVLLDHQGPVILSGYENDLYARYLSEWHLEERIVSAEAGAKKKESLWINPIAANQLKRINLFQM
- a CDS encoding Holliday junction resolvase RecU, encoding MKSWSHSNRGKTLELYIDHANAMYHQRGQAIVIRQHPEVKVTRVDGKRILSGFYKEKGAPDYIGLIDQLPVCFDAKETNSKTSFPLKNIKAHQIKYLSEWDKQGGMSFLIIYFSALKEVYLFPYKALQTSLNEAAVSGVKSIPYKVIQEWGHLIKSGDKITLDWLSTAWEARE
- the dnaB gene encoding replicative DNA helicase — protein: MTTYAEGLELYSKEAEDDLISACLQDPRLLDELEIKAEHIYQTRVRVLLHTMTAMREDNQPIDLSTVADRLSREGKLESVGKVSGLTELMYFNPTTSIENLKFKEKLVREKFQYRQLIQAADQLRRVALEQRDLSEVQEITSRLTDIESNKDNKRESIKDVLLKVFDNIESRSNRLEEVTGIRTGFTDVDRILNGLHNSELTIIAARPSMGKTAFALNMGLGITNCNQAIPVVYSLETKNESLVERQITSTGRIDAQRLRAGHINDDEWKRLSHAMGELASKDMYYHDLSHCTPSYIRSDVKALKREHSGRDIVVIIDHLQLMKSDKKEPNRNAEVGTITRDLKMIAKELDIPIVLLSQLSRAVESRQDKRPMMSDLRDSGETEQNADNVAFLYRDDYYNADSESQGVVELIIGKQRNGPVGTVCLAFRKEINKFQTLERRLEHAN